In Neorhodopirellula lusitana, a genomic segment contains:
- a CDS encoding OmpA/MotB family protein: MEMEEEEEIGIPEWVVTFGDMMSLLLTFFIMLVSLSEIKEEETYQALVDSMQQQFGYQKTIDALTPGKSKPRQSEYAVLSTTGRAKKKDTAKGGVPEKAPVGEEQHVRIIRPGQITAVGSVVFFEVGSDRLSTEAQNTLRETAKQLRGKPQRIEVRGHVSAEFASRTGGTDEAMLLAIRRSGAVKRYLTEVEGLSPDRFRVSSAEATEPMSRTNQGGKYGNDSRVEVFMLDETIEDPRGFSENGVTNSKR; encoded by the coding sequence ATGGAGATGGAAGAAGAAGAAGAAATTGGTATCCCGGAATGGGTGGTGACGTTCGGCGACATGATGAGTTTGTTGCTGACGTTCTTCATCATGTTGGTCTCCCTGAGTGAGATCAAAGAAGAGGAAACGTATCAAGCACTCGTTGATTCGATGCAACAGCAGTTCGGCTACCAGAAGACGATCGACGCTTTAACGCCGGGGAAATCCAAACCTCGTCAGTCGGAGTATGCGGTCTTGTCGACGACAGGTCGCGCCAAGAAGAAGGACACCGCCAAGGGGGGAGTTCCTGAAAAAGCACCAGTCGGTGAAGAGCAACATGTGCGAATCATTCGGCCAGGACAAATCACGGCCGTGGGCAGTGTCGTGTTTTTCGAAGTGGGCAGCGATCGGCTGTCGACCGAAGCACAAAACACCCTGCGTGAAACGGCCAAGCAACTTCGCGGGAAACCGCAACGTATCGAAGTCCGCGGTCACGTATCCGCTGAATTCGCATCACGTACCGGTGGTACTGATGAAGCAATGCTGTTGGCGATTCGTCGTTCCGGGGCGGTCAAACGTTACCTGACCGAAGTCGAAGGACTATCGCCAGATCGTTTTCGTGTCTCTTCAGCGGAAGCGACCGAACCGATGTCCCGCACCAACCAAGGCGGGAAATACGGGAATGACTCTCGTGTCGAGGTGTTTATGCTCGATGAAACGATTGAAGACCCTCGTGGATTCTCCGAAAACGGCGTCACTAACTCCAAGCGTTAA
- a CDS encoding response regulator: protein MVPNVLITDDDADFRGVLCDALSRRGLHLVQASDGDEALRVIEREPIHMVLVDVHMPKVTGLEVIQVLSERAHRMPYVLMSAMMDEEIEREAARMRAYKILRKPIRLQNLRDIVCGGLAETYGWRPS from the coding sequence ATGGTCCCCAACGTTCTAATCACCGATGATGACGCCGACTTTCGCGGAGTGCTTTGTGATGCACTTTCGCGGCGTGGGTTGCATTTGGTTCAAGCCTCCGATGGTGATGAAGCGTTGCGAGTGATCGAACGAGAACCGATTCACATGGTTCTGGTCGACGTACACATGCCCAAAGTGACTGGCTTGGAAGTGATCCAGGTTCTTTCAGAGCGTGCCCATAGGATGCCGTACGTTTTAATGAGTGCGATGATGGACGAAGAAATTGAACGCGAGGCCGCTCGGATGCGAGCCTACAAAATCCTCCGCAAGCCAATCCGGCTGCAGAACCTACGCGACATCGTCTGCGGCGGCTTGGCCGAGACGTATGGGTGGCGTCCCTCTTGA
- a CDS encoding flagellar FlbD family protein: MIKLTRLDGEAFVLNAELIRYVERRGDTFVTLGSGERIVVRESIDDVVDRAIAYQQQKHFIPPPVHR; the protein is encoded by the coding sequence ATGATCAAGCTAACGCGTCTGGACGGCGAAGCATTCGTGCTGAACGCCGAACTGATCCGCTATGTCGAACGCCGGGGCGATACTTTCGTCACGCTCGGCAGCGGCGAACGCATTGTCGTTCGTGAATCCATCGACGATGTCGTCGACCGGGCAATCGCCTACCAGCAACAAAAACACTTCATACCGCCACCGGTTCATCGTTAG
- a CDS encoding dihydrolipoamide acetyltransferase has product MAEETKPTTEEPAEEAINRPRSNTPMVVGFIGLVMVIETAMFFFLVPSAEQVSALAEAQLIESVQEGAEEAEKVASDENRVEEFELGTFGETFSPIDTDRSFRVELRLYGLIRAKNKSKMTEEFEAKNGRLRHEIRRKIRNSELSELQDNQLGLLERRILTTSNHLLDEDMLLGVGFNDYQLIEE; this is encoded by the coding sequence ATGGCTGAAGAAACTAAACCCACCACCGAAGAACCCGCCGAAGAAGCGATCAACCGCCCGCGTAGCAACACGCCGATGGTGGTCGGATTCATTGGACTGGTCATGGTCATCGAAACGGCCATGTTTTTCTTCTTGGTGCCCAGCGCCGAGCAGGTCAGCGCCTTGGCCGAGGCGCAGCTGATTGAATCTGTCCAAGAGGGCGCCGAAGAGGCCGAAAAGGTCGCCTCGGACGAAAACCGGGTCGAGGAATTCGAGCTGGGCACGTTCGGCGAAACTTTTAGCCCAATCGACACGGATCGATCCTTCCGAGTCGAGCTGCGGCTGTACGGGCTGATTCGTGCCAAGAATAAGTCCAAGATGACCGAGGAGTTCGAAGCCAAGAACGGTCGCCTACGCCATGAAATTCGTCGAAAAATCCGCAATAGCGAGCTTTCCGAGCTGCAAGACAACCAATTGGGCTTGCTGGAAAGACGGATTTTGACGACATCTAATCACTTGTTAGATGAAGACATGTTGTTGGGTGTCGGTTTCAACGACTACCAATTGATCGAAGAGTAG
- a CDS encoding TrkH family potassium uptake protein, with the protein MASLLNYPLLFRFLGTICLLIGGSMAFSLPFAYPGFAERTHLPPAAEVETRAMYGLLASMMVCFTVGLIFRFLGRSYRPGGNLFRKEAMAIVGLSWVGATVLGALPYYFSGTQTAADMPITFIEAMFESQSGFSTTGATILTDLNTPELVPHCILFWRSWTHFLGGLGIVVLFVAILGQGSAGKAMMRAEMPGPTKDGSMPRMQHTALVFAAIYVGLNVVLTIVYWLEGMSTFDALCHAFGTMATGGFSTYNRSLGGFDSPLIETTTIAFMVLAGTNFTLMYLTLIGGWRKLVRDVEFRTYGGIIAVVTLGVVFFGMRAGDEGFENYPSALRNGCFQVVSVLTTTGYGTADFDTWNNFGRGILLLLMFVGGCAGSTGGGMKVIRHVLFYKILRLEMERAHRPRVIRPLRVSGQPVDDPQLAHNILLYFCLVLAIFVVSWLALVTFEPTSTWGVIESPIAHAAEMGVEHDPEAHKELHRELLKGTLDDKLLDSASAVAATLNNIGPGLGVVGATRNYAGFSQGAKLLFVWLMMLGRVEIFSVLLLFVPSFWRRV; encoded by the coding sequence GTGGCGTCCCTCTTGAATTACCCACTCCTGTTCCGGTTCCTGGGCACGATCTGCTTGCTGATCGGTGGATCGATGGCGTTCAGCTTGCCGTTCGCTTACCCCGGGTTTGCCGAGCGAACGCACCTCCCGCCCGCCGCCGAGGTGGAAACTCGGGCCATGTATGGGCTGTTGGCCAGCATGATGGTGTGCTTCACCGTGGGGCTGATCTTCCGTTTCCTGGGACGATCTTATCGGCCCGGTGGGAACCTGTTCCGTAAGGAAGCAATGGCGATCGTGGGCCTGTCGTGGGTCGGCGCGACCGTCCTGGGGGCGTTGCCCTATTACTTCAGTGGGACGCAAACGGCGGCGGACATGCCGATCACGTTCATCGAAGCGATGTTCGAGTCCCAGTCGGGGTTCAGCACAACCGGGGCGACGATCCTGACGGATTTGAATACGCCTGAATTGGTCCCTCACTGCATTTTGTTTTGGCGATCTTGGACCCACTTTCTAGGTGGGCTGGGGATCGTCGTTTTGTTCGTCGCGATCCTGGGTCAAGGTTCGGCCGGCAAGGCGATGATGCGAGCGGAAATGCCGGGGCCAACCAAAGACGGTTCGATGCCGCGAATGCAACACACCGCGTTGGTGTTCGCCGCCATCTATGTGGGCCTGAACGTCGTCCTGACGATTGTGTATTGGCTGGAAGGCATGAGCACGTTCGACGCGCTGTGTCATGCGTTTGGCACGATGGCGACGGGAGGCTTCAGTACGTACAACCGATCCCTGGGTGGCTTTGATAGCCCGCTGATCGAGACCACGACGATCGCATTCATGGTTTTGGCGGGCACCAACTTCACGCTGATGTACCTGACCCTGATTGGCGGTTGGCGAAAGTTGGTCCGCGACGTTGAATTCCGCACTTACGGCGGCATTATCGCGGTCGTGACCCTGGGCGTCGTCTTCTTCGGAATGCGGGCGGGTGATGAGGGATTCGAGAACTACCCGTCGGCGCTTCGCAACGGTTGTTTTCAGGTCGTGTCGGTGCTGACAACGACGGGTTACGGCACGGCTGACTTTGATACGTGGAACAACTTTGGTCGTGGTATTTTGCTGTTGTTGATGTTTGTGGGCGGGTGTGCAGGCAGCACGGGCGGCGGAATGAAGGTGATTCGGCACGTTTTGTTCTATAAAATCTTGCGTTTGGAGATGGAGCGCGCCCACCGTCCTCGGGTAATCCGGCCTTTAAGGGTGAGCGGCCAACCGGTCGACGATCCTCAATTGGCGCACAACATCCTGCTGTATTTCTGTTTGGTGTTGGCGATCTTTGTGGTTTCGTGGCTGGCCCTGGTCACTTTCGAGCCAACATCGACATGGGGTGTGATCGAGAGCCCCATCGCTCATGCGGCGGAAATGGGTGTTGAGCACGACCCGGAGGCCCACAAGGAACTGCATCGTGAGTTGTTGAAGGGAACCCTGGATGACAAGTTGCTGGACAGCGCGAGTGCCGTTGCGGCGACGCTGAACAACATTGGGCCAGGGCTAGGAGTGGTCGGAGCGACGCGAAACTACGCCGGCTTCAGCCAAGGTGCTAAATTGTTGTTCGTGTGGCTGATGATGCTCGGTCGCGTTGAGATTTTTAGTGTGCTGTTATTATTCGTACCGTCGTTCTGGCGCAGGGTGTGA
- a CDS encoding FliO/MopB family protein, whose translation MSRLLRVACFAGLVMVSCGTPTLHAQDNHPYASTANTPKVIARGGGFPALQPRSSAASNRETPDRGVLDHDSSTHGASTPIGQLGNSTGRDSRDFDDQSTYRVAGSATSDGDADFQNEEDAAAALRLERTPEPSRSKMTGPLVTVCSSLAIVLALFSALVWVGRRFGGGAAASKPLPAAALHPLGHIMLDPRTKLVLVKCGRRILVLSQTASGVQPITEVTHPDEVRELVASCSAEAREVFERTLREIELEPAHGFTGQSDEAVPRPTSRRSSGRLFATA comes from the coding sequence ATGTCGCGATTGTTGCGAGTCGCCTGCTTTGCGGGCCTGGTCATGGTGTCATGCGGAACCCCAACGCTGCACGCCCAAGACAATCATCCGTACGCGAGTACTGCGAATACGCCGAAGGTGATTGCCCGTGGTGGAGGTTTCCCCGCGCTTCAGCCACGCAGTTCGGCGGCATCGAATCGCGAAACGCCAGACCGCGGTGTTTTAGACCACGACTCTTCAACTCACGGTGCCTCAACACCGATCGGGCAACTTGGCAATTCAACGGGCAGGGATTCACGAGACTTCGACGACCAATCCACCTATCGCGTTGCCGGGTCGGCGACGAGCGATGGGGATGCGGATTTTCAAAACGAGGAAGATGCAGCCGCGGCGCTACGACTGGAACGCACCCCGGAACCTTCACGATCCAAGATGACGGGTCCTTTGGTAACCGTCTGTTCTAGCCTAGCCATCGTGCTTGCTTTGTTCAGTGCATTGGTGTGGGTGGGACGTCGTTTTGGTGGCGGAGCAGCCGCTTCGAAACCCTTGCCTGCGGCGGCCTTGCATCCACTCGGGCACATCATGCTGGACCCACGGACCAAGCTGGTTTTGGTGAAATGCGGGCGGCGAATTTTGGTGCTTAGCCAAACGGCTTCGGGCGTTCAGCCGATCACTGAGGTCACGCATCCCGATGAAGTTCGCGAGCTAGTTGCGAGCTGTTCAGCAGAGGCCCGCGAGGTGTTCGAACGCACGTTGCGTGAGATCGAACTCGAGCCCGCCCACGGTTTTACCGGTCAAAGTGATGAAGCCGTCCCGCGTCCCACCAGTAGACGATCGAGCGGTCGGTTGTTCGCAACCGCCTAG
- the fliN gene encoding flagellar motor switch protein FliN yields MSSADSPADSQEKLNTDDIEALLNEASQSLSEATGDADASQAGTARPFALGDLSPLAGDDATHEVELLDEVEMDLRVELGRTQMRLEEVLRLRKGSVVALDKLAGDPVDIYANGRLIARGEVLVMNDNFCVRVTELVGI; encoded by the coding sequence ATGAGTAGTGCGGACAGCCCGGCCGATTCCCAAGAAAAACTCAATACCGACGACATCGAAGCTTTGCTCAACGAAGCCTCGCAGTCGTTGTCCGAAGCGACCGGTGACGCCGACGCTAGCCAAGCTGGCACGGCACGCCCCTTCGCATTGGGCGATTTATCGCCATTGGCCGGTGACGACGCAACGCACGAAGTCGAGTTGCTCGACGAAGTCGAAATGGACCTGCGTGTCGAACTGGGACGCACCCAAATGCGATTGGAAGAAGTCCTGCGTTTGCGAAAAGGCAGCGTGGTGGCACTGGATAAACTGGCGGGGGACCCCGTCGACATCTATGCCAATGGCCGCTTGATTGCCCGCGGTGAAGTGTTGGTCATGAATGACAATTTTTGTGTTCGTGTGACCGAATTGGTGGGTATCTAG
- the ribA gene encoding GTP cyclohydrolase II, with protein sequence MTASIELNTIPEAVEAIARGEVVIVIDAEDRENEGDFICAGEKATPETINFILGGRGQLCVSVLPEVCKKLELNPIVAHNNAPLQTAFMTPIDIATAKTGITAGERSETIRKLTDPDMEMADFIRPGHVYPLLAMEGGVLRRAGHTEAAVDLSRMAGLAPVGVLCEILNETGDRASREDLAEIAKANNLKIISIESLIAHRRVSEKLVSRAATSKLPTNYGDFEIHVYGVDYEAQEPIAMVLGDLTAPGPAPLVRMHSSCFTGDLVNSLRCDCGDQLHMAMQMISDEGRGALVYLPQEGRGIGLAQKIRAYGLQDEGMDTVEANHALGFKADMRDYGVGLQILKDLGLSEVRLLTNNPKKTKAFNLRGFDLRVVDQVPIVPTVNKHNLKYLETKREKMGHQLPPMS encoded by the coding sequence ATGACCGCCTCCATCGAACTGAACACAATTCCCGAAGCCGTTGAAGCGATCGCTCGCGGAGAGGTTGTGATCGTCATCGATGCCGAAGACCGCGAAAACGAAGGTGACTTCATTTGCGCGGGTGAAAAAGCCACTCCCGAGACCATCAATTTCATCTTGGGTGGGCGCGGGCAGTTGTGCGTTTCGGTGCTTCCCGAGGTCTGCAAAAAGCTGGAACTCAATCCAATTGTCGCTCACAACAACGCGCCATTGCAAACCGCGTTCATGACGCCGATCGACATCGCGACGGCCAAAACCGGGATCACCGCTGGCGAACGTAGCGAAACGATTCGCAAGCTGACCGACCCCGACATGGAAATGGCGGATTTTATCCGTCCCGGCCACGTTTACCCGTTGTTGGCCATGGAAGGCGGCGTCTTGCGTCGAGCCGGACACACGGAAGCGGCGGTGGACTTGTCACGGATGGCGGGCCTGGCCCCGGTCGGCGTGCTGTGCGAAATCCTGAATGAGACCGGCGACCGAGCTTCTCGCGAAGACCTGGCCGAGATCGCCAAGGCCAACAACCTCAAGATCATCAGCATTGAAAGCTTGATCGCCCACCGACGGGTCAGCGAAAAGCTGGTCTCGCGGGCCGCCACTTCCAAATTGCCGACCAACTACGGCGATTTTGAAATTCACGTCTACGGCGTCGACTACGAAGCTCAAGAGCCCATCGCGATGGTGCTGGGCGATTTGACCGCCCCCGGACCAGCTCCCTTGGTGCGGATGCACAGCAGCTGCTTCACCGGCGACCTGGTTAATTCGCTGCGATGCGATTGTGGCGATCAGCTACACATGGCGATGCAAATGATCAGCGACGAAGGCCGCGGTGCGTTGGTCTACCTGCCTCAAGAAGGGCGCGGCATTGGACTGGCGCAAAAAATTCGAGCATACGGTTTGCAAGACGAAGGCATGGACACCGTGGAAGCCAATCACGCTCTCGGTTTTAAAGCGGACATGCGAGACTATGGCGTCGGGCTCCAAATCTTGAAGGACTTGGGCCTGTCCGAAGTGCGGTTGTTGACCAACAACCCAAAGAAGACCAAGGCGTTCAATTTGCGTGGCTTTGATTTGCGGGTGGTAGATCAGGTGCCGATCGTGCCCACAGTCAACAAGCACAACCTGAAATACCTAGAAACCAAACGCGAAAAGATGGGCCATCAACTGCCGCCGATGTCGTGA
- a CDS encoding RtcB family protein: MNTSSPESRPLRSRLKSTGEATAILPTETTSPITVIGTEAIRDTFDEGCLQQAINSRRAPGVTEVVLNPDAHLGYGAPVGCVMVSPTHVYPGPVGVDIKCSMSLLQLDLPADAIEDRKTRRALISAICQRTPTGAGRGQRSAAKSRPVNRTVGKQLVTEGASVAVCDQLGIPSEWAECCEDSFHLGHDETRDALAMRLDRLLEQRHMSNFSDKMTQLGSYGGGNHFGECEVVDVAKDDRAQRAAQTFGLQDGNVAFLSHCGSRGFGHNLASGQFKTLQDKFSQWGIPLPAQDRQLVYAPLGTPEANDYLDDMALGANFATVNHLMINALVLEAFQEVIPGTQGSLVYFISHNIARKEIVNNQPAWVHRKGATRAFPGGHHSLRGTRYAETGHPILLPGNPRDGSAVMVADEGAAQACFSVNHGAGRILGRRHAKRVLDQATIDTELDQHDVLSNCRQYPMDEAPAAYKDFEEVLRSVKMAGLASEVARLKARFVIKDSSKADD; this comes from the coding sequence ATGAACACCAGTTCCCCTGAATCTCGTCCGCTGCGATCCCGCTTGAAATCGACCGGTGAAGCCACGGCGATCTTGCCGACGGAGACCACGTCCCCGATCACAGTGATTGGGACGGAGGCGATTCGGGACACTTTTGATGAAGGGTGCCTCCAACAGGCCATCAATTCGCGACGCGCCCCCGGCGTGACCGAGGTGGTCCTCAATCCGGATGCGCACCTAGGATACGGTGCTCCGGTGGGTTGTGTGATGGTATCACCGACTCACGTTTATCCGGGACCTGTTGGCGTGGACATCAAATGCTCGATGAGCCTGTTGCAACTTGATTTGCCGGCTGATGCGATCGAAGACCGTAAAACACGGCGTGCACTGATTTCGGCAATTTGTCAACGAACACCGACAGGTGCGGGGCGTGGGCAACGTTCGGCAGCGAAATCGCGACCGGTCAACCGGACTGTCGGAAAGCAATTGGTGACCGAGGGAGCCAGCGTGGCGGTATGCGATCAACTGGGAATCCCGAGTGAGTGGGCAGAGTGTTGCGAAGACAGCTTCCATCTTGGCCACGACGAGACCCGTGATGCGTTGGCAATGCGACTGGATCGCCTGCTTGAACAGCGGCACATGAGCAACTTTTCCGACAAGATGACCCAGCTGGGGTCTTACGGTGGCGGCAACCACTTTGGTGAATGCGAAGTGGTGGACGTGGCCAAGGATGATCGGGCTCAGCGGGCCGCTCAGACATTCGGGTTGCAGGACGGAAACGTGGCGTTTCTATCGCACTGTGGATCTCGCGGGTTTGGACATAACTTGGCGTCCGGTCAGTTTAAAACGCTGCAAGACAAGTTCTCGCAGTGGGGAATTCCGTTGCCCGCGCAAGATCGGCAGCTCGTTTACGCGCCTTTGGGGACCCCCGAGGCGAATGACTACCTCGACGACATGGCTTTGGGAGCCAATTTTGCGACGGTCAACCACCTAATGATCAATGCACTGGTGCTGGAAGCGTTTCAGGAAGTCATTCCGGGGACGCAAGGATCGCTGGTGTATTTCATCAGCCACAACATTGCGAGGAAAGAAATCGTGAACAACCAACCGGCTTGGGTGCACCGCAAAGGAGCCACCCGAGCGTTTCCGGGCGGCCACCACTCGCTGCGTGGGACGCGGTACGCCGAAACTGGACATCCGATTCTATTGCCGGGAAACCCGCGTGATGGGTCGGCGGTGATGGTCGCGGACGAAGGTGCGGCGCAGGCTTGTTTTAGTGTGAACCACGGTGCAGGGCGAATCCTCGGCCGGCGTCACGCCAAACGGGTTTTGGACCAAGCGACGATTGACACCGAACTGGACCAACACGATGTCCTTAGCAATTGTCGGCAGTATCCAATGGATGAAGCTCCGGCGGCCTACAAGGATTTTGAAGAGGTTCTGCGGAGCGTGAAAATGGCGGGGCTGGCCAGCGAGGTCGCTCGTTTGAAAGCCCGCTTCGTGATCAAGGACTCCAGCAAAGCGGACGATTGA
- a CDS encoding motility protein A, which translates to MDIASLVGLIFAIGLILASMLLGSAPLSAFVDIPSALVVIGGAIAAAMICFPLKSMLQSPMIALKVLLNKGEDRLVLIKSIVELAEIARRDGLLALETKIPEIQNALVKTGLQMAVDGTAPEIVEEVLRTEVTGMAMRHREGKSIMDQLGRFAPAYGMIGTLMGLIMMLQDMSDPSGIGAGMAVALITTLYGAIVANVFFSPFAEKLGNMSRNEQLSMEIAIRGVMAIQSGESPRAIDQKLQTYLPAKQREIA; encoded by the coding sequence ATGGATATTGCCAGTCTAGTCGGACTGATCTTCGCGATAGGATTGATCCTGGCGTCGATGCTACTCGGTTCCGCACCGCTGTCCGCTTTCGTTGACATCCCCTCGGCACTGGTTGTCATCGGGGGAGCGATTGCAGCGGCGATGATTTGCTTCCCGTTGAAAAGCATGCTGCAAAGCCCAATGATCGCGCTGAAGGTGTTGCTTAACAAAGGCGAAGACCGACTCGTGCTGATCAAATCCATCGTTGAACTTGCTGAGATCGCACGCCGCGATGGGCTGTTGGCGTTGGAAACGAAAATCCCTGAAATCCAGAACGCGCTGGTGAAAACCGGATTGCAAATGGCCGTCGATGGCACCGCGCCGGAGATTGTCGAAGAGGTCTTACGCACCGAAGTTACCGGAATGGCGATGCGTCACCGGGAAGGCAAAAGCATTATGGACCAACTCGGTCGTTTTGCTCCGGCGTACGGAATGATCGGGACCCTGATGGGTTTGATCATGATGTTGCAAGACATGTCCGACCCGTCGGGGATTGGTGCAGGGATGGCCGTCGCGTTGATCACGACGCTCTACGGAGCGATTGTGGCCAATGTGTTCTTCAGCCCGTTTGCTGAAAAACTAGGGAACATGAGCCGCAACGAACAACTCAGTATGGAGATTGCCATCCGTGGCGTCATGGCGATCCAATCCGGCGAGAGCCCACGGGCGATCGACCAGAAACTTCAAACTTACCTTCCAGCCAAACAACGCGAGATAGCTTAA
- a CDS encoding NfeD family protein → MTMIQPKNFAAVGARLLVTLIMVSIAIPCFLNASGLGASKASAAQVETDEAVASLDEEDAKTAKPQRAESTGRKRTAIILPFRSDINPISGALLKRRFQQAVDSGTVDVIILDIESPGGFTYVTFELMDMVLAAKNVETVAFIEKDAISGAALLSLSTDTILMKPDARIGDAGEIVMGEDGAFRYTEAKSRSVLAQKVRDTAAATGRPVALAEKMTDKDMVVYHATHVTNGEKRYISDKEHASMEDADDWELGKPIREAGKEMFFTANGRRAVELGIADQTVADRDELARVLNVATPIEVVEASWTDGLVMFLNFKFVTFLLLLIGLIGVATELSAPGLGIGGIVAVLCFGLFFWSRFLGGTSGWLEVTCFAMGILFIGAEIFVIPGFGVAGITGLALTLGSLVMASRRFTMPAGDADWVSLGNDILLVGGAFVGFLVVAAVLTSYMGSIPILNRLTLQAEVEPSGAVVMNDNTPAWQRVQVGQTGVSVSPLRPGGRVEVDEMMVDVVTEGDYVDSGQPVRVIAKQGARVVVRVVEEAPHNPNLNA, encoded by the coding sequence ATGACCATGATCCAACCGAAGAACTTTGCTGCCGTGGGAGCGAGGCTCTTGGTCACGTTGATCATGGTTTCCATCGCGATCCCGTGTTTTTTGAATGCCAGCGGTTTGGGGGCCAGCAAGGCGAGTGCAGCCCAAGTGGAGACCGACGAGGCGGTCGCGTCGCTCGATGAAGAAGATGCGAAAACGGCTAAGCCCCAACGTGCTGAATCGACGGGGCGTAAACGCACTGCGATCATTTTGCCGTTTCGTTCGGACATCAACCCAATCAGTGGCGCGCTGCTGAAACGGCGTTTTCAACAGGCCGTGGACTCAGGCACGGTCGATGTGATCATCTTGGACATCGAGTCCCCGGGCGGGTTCACGTACGTCACCTTCGAGCTAATGGACATGGTCCTGGCCGCGAAGAACGTTGAAACGGTGGCCTTCATCGAAAAGGACGCGATCAGCGGTGCGGCGCTGCTTTCCTTGTCGACCGATACCATCCTGATGAAGCCCGACGCCCGCATCGGCGACGCGGGTGAGATCGTGATGGGCGAAGACGGGGCGTTCCGCTACACGGAAGCCAAAAGCCGCAGTGTGCTCGCTCAAAAGGTTCGCGACACCGCCGCCGCCACAGGACGCCCGGTGGCGTTGGCTGAAAAGATGACCGACAAGGACATGGTCGTGTATCACGCCACCCACGTTACCAACGGCGAGAAGCGATACATCAGCGACAAAGAACACGCGTCGATGGAAGACGCCGATGACTGGGAACTCGGAAAGCCGATTCGCGAAGCTGGCAAAGAAATGTTCTTCACCGCGAATGGTCGTCGGGCAGTGGAGCTGGGAATCGCCGATCAAACAGTCGCCGATCGTGATGAACTGGCTCGCGTGTTGAATGTGGCGACGCCGATCGAAGTCGTCGAGGCGAGTTGGACGGATGGGTTGGTGATGTTTTTGAACTTTAAGTTTGTCACGTTCCTGTTGCTGTTGATTGGGCTAATCGGCGTGGCGACGGAACTGAGTGCTCCTGGCTTGGGGATTGGCGGGATCGTGGCGGTGTTGTGCTTCGGTCTGTTCTTTTGGAGTCGTTTTCTGGGCGGCACGTCGGGGTGGTTGGAAGTGACGTGTTTCGCGATGGGTATCCTTTTCATCGGTGCCGAAATCTTCGTGATTCCAGGGTTCGGAGTGGCGGGAATCACCGGGTTGGCGTTGACGTTAGGCTCTCTGGTGATGGCATCTCGCCGCTTCACAATGCCTGCGGGTGACGCCGATTGGGTATCACTGGGCAACGACATTTTGTTGGTGGGTGGCGCGTTCGTTGGCTTCTTGGTCGTCGCTGCGGTGTTGACCAGTTACATGGGCAGCATCCCAATCCTGAATCGCTTGACCCTGCAAGCCGAAGTGGAACCATCCGGTGCGGTTGTGATGAACGACAACACACCAGCATGGCAACGTGTGCAGGTGGGACAAACCGGCGTTTCGGTTTCCCCGCTGCGTCCTGGTGGGCGCGTTGAAGTGGATGAGATGATGGTCGATGTGGTGACCGAGGGTGACTACGTTGATTCGGGGCAACCGGTGCGAGTGATTGCGAAACAGGGTGCGCGAGTGGTGGTGCGAGTGGTCGAAGAAGCCCCACACAACCCGAACTTGAATGCTTGA